A stretch of the Leishmania donovani BPK282A1 complete genome, chromosome 21 genome encodes the following:
- a CDS encoding la RNA binding protein, putative, with product MSDLADKIRRQVEFYFSDVNVAKDVFLKSKMAEDPEGFIPLEVLLTFNRLNSLTKDPKVLAEALASSDKLVMNKDGLSVRRKDALPESIQTDEQTVYVKPVPATASLEQLQEFFSAHGTVLAVWRRYFQGGSKDAPVESRTKPSVFVVFASKTDAEKFVAAPPQYDGVQLSAQMKTAYLEGKAVQMASQKNRKRVREDGEDAGAPSSAAPRTPAMPTNSSYRISGCGAIEKFSEVKGLWPAEEQKGVRYVYMPTKEEALIIFQDAETAEKMVESVKTRAATLQGKQPEVTKLSEDDEKALIANVEKEISERAAQHGSRGGRGGRGGRGGRRGGGRH from the coding sequence ATGTCCGACCTCGCCGATAAGATCCGCCGACAGGTGGAGTTCTACTTCAGCGACGTGAACGTCGCCAAGGATGTCTTTCTCAAGTCGAAGATGGCCGAGGACCCGGAAGGCTTCATtccgctggaggtgctgctcacCTTCAACCGTCTGAACAGCCTCACGAAGGACCCGAAGGTGCTCGCCGAGGcgctcgccagcagcgacaagcTCGTCATGAACAAGGACGGCCTGTCGGTGCGCCGCAAGGACGCCCTGCCGGAGTCCATCCAAACCGATGAGCAGACGGTGTACGTGAAgccggtgccggcgacggcctcgctggagcagctgcaggaatTCTTTAGCGCTCACGGCACCGTGCTGGCAGTGTGGCGCCGCTACTTCCAGGGCGGCAGCAAGGACGCGCCGGTGGAGAGCCGCACGAAACCGTCCGTGTTCGTGGTCTTCGCCAGCAAGACGGATGCCGAGAAGTTtgtcgcggcgccgccccaGTACGACGGCGTGCAGCTTAGCGCGCAGATGAAGACCGCGTACTTGGAGGGAAAGGCGGTGCAGATGGCTTCCCAGAAGAACCgcaagcgcgtgcgcgaggaCGGTGAGGACGCtggcgcgccgtcgtccgcgGCCCCCCGCACGCCCGCTATGCCCACGAACAGCAGCTACCGCATCTCCGGATGCGGCGCGATCGAGAAATTCTCCGAGGTAAAGGGGCTGTGGCCGGCGGAGGAGCAGAAAGGCGTGCGCTACGTGTACATGCCAACCAAGGAGGAGGCTCTCATCATCTTTCAGGACGCCGAGACAGCCGAGAAGATGGTCGAGTCCGTCAAGACccgcgcggcgacgctgcagggCAAGCAGCCCGAGGTGACGAAGCTCAGTGAGGACGACGAGAAGGCGCTCATAGCGAACGTAGAGAAGGAGATCTCCgagcgtgcggcgcagcatggcagccgcggtggACGTGGCGgtcgcggtggccgcggtggccgccgtggcggtggtcgCCACTGA
- a CDS encoding dihydrolipoamide acetyltransferase precursorlike protein, with product MMRRTLLWLVNFEPVFMPALSPSMETGTVVEWKKKVGELVKESEVFCTIQTDKAVVDYTNTFESGYLAKIYCGNGQSAPVAKTIAVMVSDAADVSKADEYTPEGEVPAADAEAPAAAAVAAAPAAGGASSEVPEGVTCEPVFMPALSPSMETGTVVEWKKKVGELVKESEVFCTIQTDKAVVDYTNTFESGYLAKIYCGNGQSAPVAKTIAVMVSNAADVEKVANYYPEDAVGGPPASAADPSAAAAAAASARPAASAASAKHYGGSLDAAVAASGPSVARIAAGLEPSALAGIAPSGKGGRFLKSDFSGQPGFDYNDTAPARAMQQKAAPAAAADGASKAAAKSAAPAAVSGDIYNVVLKPGPVYKSVSDTALLKKLMCSMHIPKPKSKKAAE from the coding sequence ATGATGCGGCGCACGCTGCTCTGGCTCGTGAACTTCGAGCCCGTCTTCATGCCGGCCCTCTCCCCGTCGATGGAGACAGGCACGGTGGTCGAATGGAAGAAGAAGGTTGGCGAGCTCgtgaaggagagcgaggTCTTCTGCACCATCCAGACGGACAAGGCAGTAGTGGACTACACGAACACCTTCGAGAGCGGCTACCTCGCCAAGATATACTGCGGGAACGGCCAGTCTGCCCCCGTCGCCAAGACGATTGCTGTGATGgtgagcgacgccgcggatGTCAGTAAGGCGGACGAGTACACGCCTGAGGGCGAGGTGCCTGCCGCGGACGCGGAggcacccgccgctgctgctgttgccgctgcgccggccgCTGGTGGTGCCTCCTCTGAGGTGCCGGAAGGCGTCACCTGTGAGCCCGTCTTCATGCCGGCCCTCTCCCCGTCGATGGAGACAGGCACGGTGGTCGAATGGAAGAAGAAGGTTGGCGAGCTCgtgaaggagagcgaggTCTTCTGCACCATCCAGACGGACAAGGCAGTAGTGGACTACACGAACACCTTCGAGAGCGGCTACCTCGCCAAGATATACTGCGGGAACGGCCAGTCTGCCCCCGTCGCCAAGACGATTGCTGTGATGGTGAGCAACGCTGCCGATGTAGAGAAGGTTGCCAACTACTACCCCGAGGATGCAGTTGGCGGGCCGCCGGCCTCCGCCGCTGACccttctgccgccgctgctgctgctgcgtcagctcGACCGGCTGCATCGGCCGCGTCTGCCAAGCACTACGGTGGCTCGCTcgatgcggcggtggcggctaGTGGCCCAAGCGTGGCCCGCATTGCTGCTGGTCTGGAGCCCAGCGCTCTCGCCGGCATCGCTCCCTCTGGCAAGGGTGGGCGTTTCCTGAAGTCCGACTTTTCTGGTCAACCCGGTTTCGACTACAACGACACCGCGCCGGCGCGAGCGATGCAGCAGAAGGCggcccccgccgctgccgctgatgggGCGAGTAAGGCGGCTGCAAAGTCTGCTGCCCCGGCGGCGGTAAGCGGGGACATCTACAACGTTGTTCTCAAGCCCGGCCCTGTGTACAAGAGCGTCAGCGACACGGCCCTGCTGAAGAAGCTCATGTGCTCCATGCACATTCCGAAGCCAAAGTCGAAGAAGGCCGCCGAGTAA
- a CDS encoding RNA helicase, putative, with amino-acid sequence MSVYSWETADSAHRHRRKAKKTGTVVFHTDERVDTAFDRLQKEVIVEKLHFSRKEAEDALADPHHRANSVKTALMTASTAKVLQKTMNFKALLPCQAQCYRGIFNGRDVILHSRTGSGKTLAYALPLIERHLLLEQHQQPANVGATAGPFLLVFVFSNDLAMQTKRVLERVYGKQTTLRIAVAGFDDLHPTSDGRVVDILVGTLRSIDVAIRGHRVAAAATAAEEAEAQRDAHLPGKKRPRSARKPQQAVAAAAEEEEDDDDGDAAASMSDDNEDEAIAGHGDTREAGIISPARVRAIVVDEVDITLGPRFSATGRRMKNLLKFIRKANGSLADGLLNDFRAHHYVLCGATIPNWVLKAGFLGVKKYYYQLVTVGSAKLPPHLECFHQTCSVVDRVQTAIRLLTENTAFNGRVVVFGTLKQLTALEAGLHTATTTNAAVTEAKTTTSSPSAKKGGKKGNGKSAAAAAAAASLSSLSSSSSLIVRGLTSQKDELDRMAAIEDFNCGVAQVLLCTDIAARGLDFTEVDTVLMLNLPRDALASDTFVHRAGRTARVGRPGRCILLHDASEAALVDAIAKSTHVVFKALGPALAAAAGVSADSLRGGKVKTSAATNAGASDVALTSMKLVVRNPFRYTKPNVKVPSAMHVFNTNLDEPLKALLKDIREEGGSNGEVVLFRVPMSHVHEVKQRLWKYTLQEA; translated from the coding sequence ATGAGCGTGTACAGCTGGGAAACGGCGGACAgtgcgcaccgtcaccgGAGGAAGGCCAAGAAGACGGGCACCGTTGTTTTCCACACGGACGAGCGCGTGGACACCGCATTTGACCGTCTCCAGAAGGAGGTGATTGTAGAGAAGTTGCACTTCTCACGAAAGGAAGCTGAGGATGCGCTGGCCGATCCCCATCACCGCGCCAACTCCGTCAAGACGGCGCTCATGACGGCCTCGACGGCTAAGGTGCTCCAGAAGACGATGAACTTCAAGGCGTTGCTGCCATGCCAGGCGCAGTGCTACCGCGGCATCTTCAACGGTCGCGACGTCATTCTGCACAgtcgcaccggcagcggcaagaccCTTGCCTACGCCCTGCCGCTGATTGAGCGCCATCTTCTTCtggagcagcaccagcaaccTGCAAACGTCGGCGCTACTGCCGGCCCCTTCTTGCTGGTGTTCGTCTTCAGCAATGACCTCGCTATGCAGACGAAGCGTGTGCTGGAGAGGGTCTACGGCAAGCAAACCACCCTGCGCATTGCCGTGGCCGGCTTCGACGACTTGCATCCCACGTCCGACGGCAGGGTCGTCGACATCCTTGTTGGGACACTGCGCAGCATTGACGTGGCGATCCGCGGCCaccgtgtcgccgccgccgcgactgccgcggaggaggcggaggcgcagcgggaTGCTCATCTGCCTGGGAAGAAGCGTCCCCGCAGTGCGAGGAAGCCGCAGCAAGCCgtagctgcagcagcggaggaggaggaggacgacgatgatggcgacgcggcggcgtccaTGTCTGATGACAATGAGGACGAGGCGATCGCGGGCCACGGGGACACACGCGAAGCGGGCATCATCTCCCctgcccgtgtgcgtgcgattGTTGTGGATGAGGTGGACATCACCCTCGGTCCACGCTTCTCTGCGACGGGTCGGCGCATGAAGAATCTGCTGAAGTTCATCCGTAAGGCAAACGGCTCGTTGGCGGACGGCCTGCTGAACGACTTTCGCGCGCACCACTACGTCCTCTGCGGTGCGACCATCCCTAACTGGGTGCTAAAGGCCGGCTTCCTGGGAGTGAAGAAGTACTACTACCAACTCGTTACCGTCGGATCGGCGAAGTTGCCGCCGCACCTGGAGTGCTTTCATCAGACGTGCAGCGTGGTGGACCGCGTGCAGACGGCGATCCGTCTGCTGACGGAGAACACCGCCTTTAATGGCCGTGTTGTCGTCTTCGGTACACTGAAgcagctgacggcgctggaggccGGCCTGCACacggcgacgacaacgaaCGCGGCGGTTACTgaggcgaagacgacgacgtcgtcgcccAGCGCGAAGAAAGGCGGCAAGAAAGGCAACGGTAagagcgctgcggctgcggctgccgctgcatcgtTGTCATCGCtctcgtcgtcatcgtcgctcATCGTGCGTGGCCTCACGTCGCAGAAGGACGAGCTAGATCGTATGGCCGCCATCGAAGACTTTAACTGCGGTGTCGCGCAGGTGTTGCTGTGCACCGATATCGCGGCGCGTGGGCTTGACTTTACGGAGGTGGACACTGTTCTCATGCTGAACCTGCCGCGGGACGCGCTGGCCTCGGACACTTTCGTGCACCGCGCCGGACGTACGGCCCGCGTGGGTCGGCCTGGTCGCTGCATCCTGCTGCACGATGCGTCGGAGGCAGCCCTGGTGGACGCCATCGCGAAGTCCACGCACGTCGTGTTCAAGGCGCTGGGTCCCGccttggctgctgctgctggtgtgtcTGCGGATTCACTGAGGGGCGGGAAGGTCAAGACGTCTGCCGCGACCAACGCTGGTGCCTCTGATGTGGCGCTGACCTCCATGAAACTCGTGGTGCGCAACCCGTTCCGCTACACGAAGCCGAACGTGAAGGTGCCGTCTGCGATGCACGTCTTCAACACCAACCTGGATGAGCCGTTGAAGGCACTCTTAAAGGACATTCGCGAAGAGGGTGGGAGCAAcggcgaggtggtgctgTTCCGTGTGCCAATGAGCCACGTCCACGAGGtgaagcagcggctgtgGAAGTacacgctgcaggaggcgtaG
- a CDS encoding DNA polymerase eta, putative, producing MSSRCGAGPSDTGEDARCRSSPRVFRPCSADAMRCIAHIDMDCFYAQVEAVRLGVDCRVTPFALVQWGSFIAVNYPARARGVRRFCLSPDEVRRELPDVKMSHIATYAMGESEYCYPEAPRINTHKVSLEPYRHASRQIFAILRAEPGVVVGKAGIDEAYVDVTEAARQELAEVRAAAAGASLDPLADVMEPSTRLIEDRRAEMEAWFSARGTSLAA from the coding sequence ATGTCTTCCCGATGCGGTGCAGGTCCCAGTGACACCGGGGAAGATGCCCGCTGCAGGTCTTCGCCGCGAGTTTTTCGCCCGTGCAGCGCTGACGCGATGCGGTGCATCGCGCACATTGACATGGACTGCTTCTACGCTcaggtggaggcggtgcgcctcGGCGTGGACTGCCGCGTGACGCCATTCGCGCTCGTGCAGTGGGGCAGCTTCATCGCGGTGAACTACCCGGCCCGTGCGCGTGGGGTGAGGCGGTTTTGCCTCTCGCCGGACGAGGTAAGGCGCGAGCTGCCGGATGTTAAGATGTCGCACATCGCCACATACGCCATGGGTGAGTCCGAGTACTGCTACCCAGAGGCTCCGCGCATCAACACACACAAGGTGTCCTTGGAGCCGTACCGACACGCGAGCCGACAGATCTTTGCCATTCTCCGTGCGGAGCCCGGGGTGGTCGTCGGGAAGGCCGGCATTGACGAGGCGTACGTTGacgtgacggaggcggcgcgacaGGAACTGGCGGAggtgcgtgctgccgccgcgggtgCCTCGCTGGACCCGCTGGCGGACGTGATGGAGCCGTCGACGCGGCTGATTGAGGACCGGCGCGCGGAGATGGAGGCCTGGTTCAGCGCTCGCGGGACGTCGCTGGCTGCT
- a CDS encoding DNA polymerase eta, putative, protein MALLPSSSLSSSDPMRCIAHIDMDCFYAQVEAVRLGVDCRVTPLALSQWGSLIAVNYPARARGVRRFSNVSEAQALCPGLIVALSPSYRMGESVSQYHPHPVQDSYKISLEPYRHASRQVFSILAATPGVQVEKGSVDEAYVDVTEAARQELAEVRAAAAGASLDPLADVMEPSTRLIEDRRAEMEAWFSARGTSLA, encoded by the coding sequence atggcacttctcccttcttcttctttgtCCAGTTCGGATCCGATGCGGTGCATCGCGCACATTGACATGGACTGCTTCTACGCTcaggtggaggcggtgcgcctcGGCGTGGACTGCCGCGTGACGCCTCTCGCGCTTTCTCAGTGGGGCAGCCTCATCGCGGTGAACTACCCGGCCCGTGCGCGTGGGGTGAGGCGATTCAGCAACGTGTCGGAGGCGCAGGCACTGTGCCCTGGACTCATTGTTGCGCTTTCACCCAGCTATCGCATGGGCGAGTCTGTGAGCCAGTACCACCCGCATCCCGTGCAGGACTCCTACAAGATATCTCTAGAGCCGTACCGACACGCGAGCCGACAGGTTTTCTCTATCCTCGCTGCAACTCCAGGAGTACAAGTTGAGAAAGGCAGCGTGGATGAGGCGTACGTTGacgtgacggaggcggcgcgacaGGAACTGGCGGAggtgcgtgctgccgccgcgggtgCCTCGCTGGACCCGCTGGCGGACGTGATGGAGCCGTCGACGCGGCTGATTGAGGACCGGCGCGCGGAGATGGAGGCCTGGTTCAGCGCTCGCGGGACGTCGCTGGCT
- a CDS encoding phosphoglucomutase, putative, with protein sequence MEVPTTAYKDQKPGTSGLRKKVTVFQQPNYTANFVQSTFNALHHQGAVPDVLVVGGDGRYYTSEAVQVILKVSAANGVRRVWVGQHGLLSTPAVSTMVRRRRDADGRKATGAFILTASHNPGGPDADFGIKYNSENGGPAAEKLTSQIYEETVKITHIKMAATLPEVDIHTLGTYTFDDYNFQVEVVDSLADYAAYMQEVFDFEAIKALVQRLDFKVHVDSLHGVSGPYVDRIFHECLGVPKASLFRTNVLPDFGGCHPDPNLTYAADLVHVMGLLPDGNANPAMKHISTVPSFGVAFDGDADRNMILGCRFFVNPSDSLAVLAANADCVPFFTQSGNSGLKAVARSMPTSGAVDRVAAAQGFTLFEVPTGWKFFGNLMDSKDVYGGKDLNPLLCGEESFGTGSNHIREKDGIWASLFWLSVIAKRNVPGTPLVGVQKIVEEHWATYGRNYYSRYDYEDVSAEAAKAVMETVENTVVEDVPHLNGVACKMIDNFSYTDPIDGSVSTKQGVRVLFEDGSRFVLRLSGTGSSGATIRLYLEQYMDSATVKSHLAEKTLPSASTALKALIGVALQVSKMESLTGRKTPTVIT encoded by the coding sequence ATGGAGGTGCCAACGACAGCGTACAAGGACCAGAAGCCGGGCACATCGGGGCTGCGCAAGAAGGTCACGGTGTTTCAGCAGCCCAACTACACGGCGAACTTTGTGCAGAGCACCTTCAACGCTCTGCATCACCAAGGCGCCGTGCCAGATGTGCTCGTCGTGGGCGGCGATGGCCGCTACTACACTtccgaggcggtgcaggtgATCCTGAAGGTCTCCGCCGCGAATGGGGtgcggcgtgtgtgggtgggtcAGCACGGGCTTCTCTCAACGCCGGCCGTTTCAACAAtggtgcgccgtcgccgtgacGCAGACGGGCGCAAGGCAACCGGCGCTTTTATCTTGACGGCCAGCCACAATCCCGGCGGCCCGGACGCCGACTTTGGCATCAAGTACAACTCTGAGAACGGCGGCCCGGCCGCAGAGAAGCTGACGTCCCAGATTTACGAGGAGACGGTTAAGATTACGCACATCAAGATGGCCgcgacgctgccggaggTGGATATCCACACCCTCGGCACCTACACCTTTGACGACTACAACTTCCAGGTGGAGGTGGTCGACAGCTTGGCTGACTACGCTGCGTACATGCAGGAGGTGTTCGACTTCGAGGCCATCAAGGCActcgtgcagcgcctcgacTTCAAGGTCCACGTGGACAGCCTTCACGGCGTCAGCGGCCCGTACGTTGATCGCATCTTTCACGAATGCCTTGGTGTGCCCAAGGCCTCCCTATTCCGCACGAACGTCCTGCCCGACTTTGGCGGCTGCCACCCCGATCCGAATCTCACGTACGCGGCCGACTTGGTGCATGTGATGGGGCTGCTGCCAGACGGCAATGCGAACCCCGCGATGAAGCATATCAGCACGGTGCCCAGCTTCGGTGTCGCGTTTGATGGGGATGCGGACCGCAACATGATCctcggctgccgcttcttcgtGAACCCGTCCGACTCACTTGCCGTGCTGGCTGCCAACGCCGACTGCGTGCCCTTCTTCACCCAAAGCGGCAACTCCGGGCTCAAGGCCGTGGCGCGGTCGATGCCGACGAGCGGTGCGGTCGaccgcgtcgctgcggcacagGGCTTCACGCTCTTCGAGGTCCCTACGGGGTGGAAGTTCTTTGGCAACCTCATGGACAGCAAGGACGTCTACGGGGGCAAGGACTTGAACCCTCTGCTCTGCGGCGAGGAGAGTTTCGGCACGGGCAGCAATCACATCCGTGAGAAGGACGGTATCTGGGCGTCGCTCTTCTGGCTGTCGGTGATCGCGAAGCGCAACGTGCCTGGCACCCCGCTGGTCGGTGTCCAGAAGATTGTGGAGGAGCACTGGGCGACGTATGGCCGCAATTACTATAGCCGATACGACTACGAGGACGTTTCCGCTGAGGCCGCGAAGGCCGTCATGGAGACGGTCGAGAATACAGTGGTGGAAGACGTGCCGCATCTCAACGGCGTCGCGTGCAAGATGATCGACAACTTCAGCTACACGGACCCCATCGATGGCTCCGTCTCGACGAAGcaaggcgtgcgtgtgctcttTGAGGATGGGTCGCGCTtcgtgctgcggctgagCGGCACCGGCTCCTCTGGCGCCACCATCCGGCTCTACCTGGAGCAGTATATGGACTCAGCCACGGTGAAGTCACACTTGGCAGAGAAGACGCTGCCATCCGCGAGCACCGCGCTGAAGGCTCTCATCGGAgttgcgctgcaggtgtCCAAGATGGAATCTCTGACTGGCCGCAAGACACCCACGGTGATTACATAA